Proteins encoded within one genomic window of Kibdelosporangium phytohabitans:
- the pruA gene encoding L-glutamate gamma-semialdehyde dehydrogenase, which produces MDAVSSVPQARNEPIRSYAPGTPERASLQAAIRALEGDRTDFTMTIGGEERMAGGDRVDVVQPHDRAHVLGQTAQATADDVRAAVAAAKAAAPAWRELPFEERAAILLRAADLLAGPWRDKLNASTVLGQSKSVQQAEIDSACELIDFWRFNVSFARRILAEQPESSPGMWNRFDHRPLDGFVVAITPFNFTAIAGNLPTAPALMGNTVIWKPSPTQSLAAHHTMRLLEAAGLPPGVINLVTGDGPAVSEAALTDPDFAGLHFTGSTKTFKYLWRTIGENLDTYRAYPRIVGETGGKDFVVAHSSADPHSLTTGLIRGAFEYQGQKCSAASRAYVARSLWEGGGVRDALADVAKSLSYGDVTDFSHFGGAVIDSRAFAKHSDLFAQVRAEGKLEVLTGAQADDSVGFFVQPTILVGDDPTHDVFRTEYFGPILAVHVYDDADYPKILEAVDTASPYGLTGAIFATDRHAVEEAQRALRFTAGNFYVNDKPTGAVVGQQPFGGSRASGTNDKAGSIFNLQRWISPRSIKETFVPPTEHTYPHMG; this is translated from the coding sequence ATGGACGCCGTCTCGTCCGTGCCACAAGCCCGCAACGAGCCGATCAGGTCGTACGCGCCGGGAACACCGGAACGCGCATCGCTCCAAGCCGCGATCAGGGCGCTGGAAGGTGACCGGACCGACTTCACCATGACGATCGGCGGCGAGGAGCGGATGGCGGGCGGCGACCGCGTCGACGTCGTCCAGCCGCACGACAGGGCACACGTGCTCGGTCAGACAGCGCAGGCCACGGCGGACGACGTGCGCGCGGCGGTGGCGGCAGCGAAAGCCGCCGCGCCCGCGTGGCGTGAACTGCCCTTCGAGGAACGCGCGGCGATCCTGCTGCGCGCGGCGGACCTGCTCGCCGGGCCGTGGCGCGACAAGCTGAACGCGTCGACCGTTCTCGGCCAGTCGAAGTCCGTGCAGCAGGCGGAGATCGACAGTGCGTGTGAGCTGATCGACTTCTGGCGCTTCAACGTCTCGTTCGCCCGTCGGATACTGGCTGAGCAGCCGGAATCCAGCCCGGGGATGTGGAACAGGTTCGACCACCGCCCGCTCGACGGGTTCGTCGTGGCGATCACGCCGTTCAACTTCACGGCGATCGCGGGAAACCTGCCGACAGCGCCCGCGTTGATGGGCAACACGGTGATCTGGAAGCCGTCGCCGACCCAGTCGCTGGCGGCGCACCACACCATGCGTCTGCTCGAAGCAGCAGGCCTGCCGCCCGGCGTGATCAACCTCGTGACAGGAGACGGCCCAGCGGTCAGCGAAGCCGCGCTGACCGACCCGGACTTCGCCGGACTGCACTTCACCGGGTCGACGAAAACGTTCAAGTACCTGTGGCGGACCATCGGGGAGAACCTGGACACGTATCGCGCGTACCCGCGGATCGTGGGTGAAACCGGCGGCAAGGACTTCGTCGTCGCACACAGCTCGGCGGACCCGCACAGCCTGACAACCGGCCTGATCCGCGGCGCGTTCGAGTACCAGGGGCAAAAATGCTCGGCGGCCTCCCGCGCGTACGTCGCCCGCTCGCTGTGGGAAGGCGGCGGCGTGCGCGACGCGCTGGCCGACGTGGCGAAGTCGTTGTCCTACGGGGACGTCACGGACTTCTCCCACTTCGGCGGGGCGGTGATCGACTCCCGCGCGTTCGCGAAGCACTCGGACCTGTTCGCCCAGGTGCGCGCAGAAGGAAAACTGGAAGTGCTGACCGGCGCGCAAGCCGACGACAGCGTGGGTTTCTTCGTCCAACCGACAATCCTCGTCGGCGACGACCCGACACACGACGTGTTCCGCACGGAATACTTCGGCCCAATCCTCGCGGTGCACGTATATGACGACGCGGACTACCCGAAGATCCTCGAAGCAGTCGACACAGCCTCGCCGTACGGCCTGACAGGCGCAATATTCGCAACAGACAGGCACGCGGTCGAAGAAGCACAACGCGCGTTGCGGTTCACAGCGGGCAACTTCTACGTCAACGACAAGCCGACGGGGGCGGTCGTCGGCCAGCAGCCGTTCGGCGGAAGCCGCGCCTCGGGCACGAACGACAAAGCAGGCTCGATCTTCAACCTGCAGAGGTGGATCAGCCCCCGCTCGATCAAGGAAACGTTCGTCCCCCCAACCGAGCACACGTACCCGCACATGGGCTGA
- a CDS encoding DUF6912 family protein → MRVYLPATVTMLHELNTAGEFKPLNGTAFALTPALREMYTEGSAEDLEYVAMADAARASLRLLSSDPEAMRRRVVIAADVDGVTVRPDLDHSVVRLPGPVVLKDVASIHMDNSEAEDAVAKAVAVIDAADMGDEDAEFVLGDAEDHELAWYATQELPFVLELM, encoded by the coding sequence GTGCGGGTCTACCTTCCTGCGACGGTCACGATGCTGCACGAGCTCAACACGGCAGGCGAGTTCAAGCCGTTGAACGGCACCGCGTTCGCGCTGACACCGGCGCTGCGCGAGATGTACACCGAGGGATCCGCCGAGGACCTCGAGTACGTCGCGATGGCCGACGCGGCGAGGGCGTCGCTGCGCCTGCTGAGCTCGGACCCGGAGGCGATGCGCCGCAGGGTGGTCATCGCGGCCGATGTGGACGGTGTGACGGTCCGGCCGGACCTCGACCACTCGGTGGTCCGGTTGCCGGGGCCGGTCGTGCTCAAGGACGTCGCCTCGATCCACATGGACAACTCCGAGGCCGAAGATGCCGTAGCCAAGGCCGTCGCGGTGATTGACGCTGCGGACATGGGTGATGAGGACGCAGAATTCGTGCTGGGTGACGCCGAGGACCACGAACTGGCCTGGTACGCCACCCAGGAACTGCCGTTCGTGCTGGAGCTGATGTAG